Proteins from a genomic interval of Zingiber officinale cultivar Zhangliang chromosome 1B, Zo_v1.1, whole genome shotgun sequence:
- the LOC122040566 gene encoding protein ABERRANT PANICLE ORGANIZATION 1-like: MGMWEVLPLDLLARVFSFLPPDSVARAMAACKHWLACARSRAAAPRHAPWLIALPARGGPACFAHDPALNRWHALPLDFLPCPLRLVAPVGRSLLCRLTASSDLRLVLLNPFTRQFRHLPDLATPRRNPAVGVIYSSPFSVIVAGGASGSGYEPKVELYEDGRVDRWESLGPMPVEFAVRLTVWTPNESVHAGDGAMYWMTSARAYSVMGFDLRRRTWREVKAPMADQLEWAALVRRPNRKLGLVGGAVGGQGTVWELTDKDAWAAVAEVPAKLGQRIWGCRKEAAGAALGGAVRCVGDERTVYLFKDFGSEMLVWEEERGWRLMEGRRRVSSTPIKAALLHPTLSVAEIFHASM, encoded by the coding sequence ATGGGCATGTGGGAGGTCCTCCCTCTGGATCTCCTTGCCCGCGTCTTCTCCTTCCTCCCTCCTGATTCCGTCGCCCGAGCCATGGCTGCCTGCAAGCACTGGCTCGCTTGCGCCCGCTCCCGGGCCGCCGCTCCACGCCACGCTCCGTGGCTCATCGCCCTACCCGCGCGCGGCGGCCCTGCCTGCTTCGCCCACGACCCCGCCCTCAATCGCTGGCACGCCCTCCCCCTTGACTTCCTCCCTTGCCCCCTCCGCCTCGTCGCCCCCGTCGGCCGTTCCCTCCTCTGCCGCCTCACCGCCTCGTCTGACCTCCGCCTCGTCCTGCTCAACCCCTTCACCCGCCAATTCCGCCACCTCCCTGATCTTGCGACGCCGCGCCGCAACCCCGCCGTGGGCGTAATCTATTCCTCCCCCTTCTCCGTGATCGTCGCCGGCGGCGCGTCGGGGTCCGGCTACGAGCCGAAGGTGGAGTTGTACGAGGACGGGCGCGTAGACAGGTGGGAGTCGTTGGGTCCGATGCCGGTGGAATTCGCGGTGCGGCTGACGGTGTGGACGCCCAACGAAAGCGTGCACGCAGGCGACGGGGCCATGTACTGGATGACCTCCGCGCGGGCATACAGCGTGATGGGATTCGACCTCCGGAGGAGGACGTGGCGGGAGGTGAAGGCGCCGATGGCGGACCAGCTTGAGTGGGCGGCGCTGGTGCGGCGGCCCAACAGGAAGCTGGGGCTAGTGGGCGGCGCAGTAGGCGGACAGGGGACGGTGTGGGAGCTGACTGACAAGGATGCTTGGGCAGCGGTGGCGGAGGTGCCGGCAAAGCTGGGACAGCGGATCTGGGGGTGCCGCAAGGAGGCGGCGGGGGCGGCTCTGGGGGGCGCCGTCCGGTGCGTCGGCGATGAGAGGACCGTGTACTTGTTCAAGGACTTCGGGTCGGAGATGCTAGTgtgggaggaggagaggggatgGCGTCTGATGGAAGGCCGTCGGCGCGTGTCCAGCACCCCCATCAAGGCCGCCCTGCTTCATCCGACGCTCTCTGTCGCCGAAATATTCCACGCCTCCATGTAG